The following are encoded together in the Mastacembelus armatus chromosome 6, fMasArm1.2, whole genome shotgun sequence genome:
- the tjp1b gene encoding tight junction protein ZO-1 isoform X10: MRVPLREQAVTVQAESAAMEETVIWEQHTVTLHRAPGFGFGIAISGGRDNPHFQSGETSIVISDVLKGGPAEGLLQENDRVVMVNAVSMDNVEHAYAVQQLRKSGKIAKITIRRKRKVHVPMGRLGERETMSEHDEEEDSYDEEIYETRSGRSGAYSGVGGAMGRRSGRSSGRRDRERERSGSRERSLSPRSDRRSHNLPPRPAKVTLVKSRKNEEYGLRLASHIFVKDISPESLAARDGNIQEGDVVLKINGTVTENLSLIDAKKLIERSKGKLKMVVQRDERATLLNIPDLDDSIPSANASDRDDISDIHSLASDHSNRSHDRHRSSRSRSPDRRSEPSDQSRHSPPQISNGSHRSRDDERLSKPSSTPSKLAEEIPLPKPKESAIAREEKQLPPLPEPKPVYAQPGQPDVDLPVSPSDAPVPSAAHDDSILRPSMKLVKFKKGESVGLRLAGGNDVGIFVAGVLEDSPAAKEGLEEGDQILRVNNVDFANIIREEAVLFLLDLPKGEEVTILAQKKKDVYRRIVESDVGDSFYIRTHFEYEKESPYGLSFNKGEVFRVVDTLYNGKLGSWLAIRIGKNHQEVERGIIPNKNRAEQLSSVQYTLPKTAGGDRADFWRFRGLRSSKRNLRKSREDLSSQPVQTKFPAYERVVLREAGFLRPVVIFGPIADVAREKLSREEPDLFELAKSEPRDAGTDQRSSGIIRLHTIKQIIDRDKHAVLDITPNAVDRLNYAQWYPIVVFLNPDNKQGVKNMRTRLCPESRKSARKLYERAIKLRKNNHHLFTTTINLNNMNDGWYGALKETIQQQQNQLVWVSEGKADGTTEDDLDIHDDRLSYLSAPGSEYSMYSTDSRHTSDYEDTDTEGGAYTDQELDETLNDEVGLPTEPAITRSSEPVREDPPVIQDTPGYPGYQHPVQPDPASRIDPAGFKMAAPQQQDEAALPMPSLPPTVVTPPAVELEGMHLEEPPAAAAAPQADSLSSPSPAPELIQPPPPPHEPHPSGPPGPEPKLYKKDLYNMEDPVRINHGMKPSTSYSHQPPYQDKQPYREYNHPPYGYDGGGYTEPKPHNTDSHLHYDNRVPHYNEQWPPYDQQTSSSQPAGYQPGHQQPMGFNPRSPYEDGPGRDYSPPQPRYDAAPAVGYDGRPRHSKPGPIRYDEPPPPPPAVYDARSPYEAEPHGFPINSPRSPEPPKQYYGDSGLRPTYIPGPPNRGYKPGIHETMINSEPTISPPKPETLPSPGEPAVTPGTKPLPPPPREDPDEDPAMKPQSVLNRVKMFENKRSVSMDRAKEGGESSPLRPADVPKPVSVPGPVPKANSLSNLEQDKSTYRAPEPQKPHTRPLDDVVRSNHYDPDEDEEYYRKQLSYFDRRSFDSKAMSQPAPGINRFHDMPKPAQLSYPYNRVESVEKVSPVEKRYEPLPQISPSSQYGPPASAIPPNTLPKLSPNDANSVPEPLSSPNPKPDLAALRPASREEPTPGGYLPPRALPDKSPVNGTDAAPPKTLGGPAPTSYNRYVPKPYTSSARPFERKFESPKFNHNLLPNDTQVKTDLLSKSRMVTNSSGKPQLSPQPPDHDSGLDTFTRTMDNRPKYQHNNINAIPKAIPVSPSALDDDDEDEGHTVVATARGIFNCNGGVLSSIETGVSIIIPQGAIPESVEQEIYFKVCRDNSILPPLDKEKGETLLSPLVMCGPHGLKFLKPVELRLPHCASMTPDGDPKTWQNKSLPGDPNYLVGANCVSVLIDHF, from the exons AGCGCAGCAATGGAGGAGACTGTCATTTGGGAACAGCACACAGTAACACTACACAGG GCACCAGGGTTTGGCTTTGGGATAGCCATATCAGGAGGTCGGGATAACCCTCATTTTCAGAGTGGCGAGACCTCCATTGTCATTTCGGATGTACTGAAAGGAGGCCCAGCAGAAGGCCTGCTACA GGAAAATGACAGAGTCGTTATGGTCAATGCTGTCTCCATGGACAATGTGGAGCACGCATACGCAGTCCAGCAGCTTCGTAAAAGTGGAAAAATTGCCAAAATT ACAATCAGACGGAAGAGGAAGGTGCATGTCCCCATGGGCCGCCTAGGGGAGAGGGAAACAATGTCCGAGCAtgacgaggaggaggacagcTATGATGAAGAGATATATGAGACACGGAGTGGACGCAGTGGTGCTTATAGCGGTGTGGGTGGGGCCATGGGTAGGCGCAGCGGCCGGAGCAGCGGGAGAAGGGACAGAGAACGTGAGCGCAGCGGTTCACGGGAGAGGAGTCTCTCCCCACGCTCTGACCGCCGCTCCCACAACCTGCCCCCACGTCCTGCCAAGGTCACGCTTGTCAAGTCCCGCAAAAATGAAG AATATGGCCTGCGCCTGGCCAGCCACATCTTTGTCAAGGACATTTCCCCTGAGAGCCTGGCAGCCAGGGATGGCAACATCCAGGAAGGGGATGTTGTACTGAAG ATCAATGGAACAGTGACAGAGAACCTCTCCCTGATAGATGCCAAGAAGCTGATAGAAAGGTCAAAGGGCAAACTAAAAATGGTTGTACAGAGGGATGAGAGGGCGACCCTGTTAAACATCCCTGACCTTGATGACAGCATTCCTTCAGCCAACGCCTCCGATAGAGACG ACATTTCAGATATCCATTCTCTGGCATCCGATCATTCTAATCGATCGCATGACAGACATCGTAGCAGCCGCTCCCGCTCTCCAGACCGACGATCTGAACCGTCAGACCAGTCCAGACACTCGCCCCCACAAATCAGCAATGGCAG TCACAGAAGTCGTGATGACGAACGGCTCTCGAAGCCGTCTTCAACACCCTCAAAGCTAGCAGAGGAGATTCCTTTACCCAAACCAAAGGAGTCGGCCATTGCCAGAGAGGAGAAACAGCTCCCACCACTCCCAG agCCCAAGCCGGTGTATGCTCAGCCTGGACAACCAGATGTAGACCTGCCAGTCAGTCCCTCTGATGCCCCTGTGCCAAGTGCTGCCCATGATGATAGCATCCTACG GCCAAGCATGAAGCTGGTGAAGTTCAAGAAGGGGGAGAGTGTGGGATTGCGGCTGGCTGGAGGGAATGACGTGGGTATCTTCGTAGCTGGAGTGCTTGAGGATAGCCCAGCTGCTAAGGAGGGCCTGGAGGAGGGTGACCAAATTCTCAGG GTAAATAATGTAGATTTTGCAAATATAATCCGAGAGGAGGCGGTGCTGTTCCTCCTGGACCTTCCTAAAGGTGAAGAGGTCACCATTTTGGCccagaagaagaaagatg TGTATCGACGGATCGTGGAGTCAGATGTTGGTGACTCCTTCTACATCCGGACACACTTCGAGTATGAGAAAGAATCTCCCTATGGGTTAAGCTTTAACAAGGGTGAGGTGTTCCGTGTCGTGGATACCCTTTACAACGGCAAGCTCGGCTCCTGGCTTGCTATTCGCATTGGCAAGAACCACCAAGAGGTGGAGAGGGGCATCATCCCTAACAAAAACAG AGCGGAGCAGCTCTCCAGTGTGCAATACACTCTTCCCAAAACTGCAGGGGGCGACAGAGCTGACTTCTGGAGGTTCCGTGGTCTTCGCAGCTCCAAGAGGAACCTTAGGAAGAGCAGAGAGGACCTCTCCTCTCAGCCAGTCCAAACAAAGTTTCCAGCTTATGAAAGAGTTGTACTAAGAGAGG CTGGTTTCCTGAGACCTGTTGTGATTTTTGGGCCGATCGCTGATGTTGCACGAGAAAAACTCTCCAGAGAAGAGCCAGATCTTTTTGAGCTTGCAA AGAGTGAGCCGAGAGATGCAGGAACAGACCAGCGTAGTTCAGGAATCATTCGTCTTCACACTATCAAGCAGATCATTGACAGA GACAAACATGCTGTGCTGGACATCACCCCGAACGCTGTGGACAGGCTGAACTATGCTCAGTGGTACCCGATCGTAGTCTTCCTAAATCCAGATAATAAGCAGGGAGTGAAGAACATGAGGACCAGACTGTGTCCGGAGTCCAGGAAGAGCGCCAGGAAGCTCTATGAGCGAGCCATCAAACTGAGGAAGAACAATCACCACCTGTTCACCA CCACCATCAACTTGAACAATATGAATGATGGGTGGTATGGTGCTCTGAAAGAAACGATCCAGCAACAACAGAACCAGTTAGTGTGGGTGTCAGAGGGCAAG GCGGATGGCACTACAGAGGATGACTTAGATATCCACGACGACCGTCTGTCCTACCTCTCTGCACCAGGTAGTGAATACTCCATGTATAGCACGGACAGTCGCCACACTTCTGACTATGAGGACACAGATACAGAGGGTGGAGCATACACAGACCAGGAGCTTGATGAGACTTTGAATGACGAGGTGGGTCTGCCCACGGAGCCTGCCATCACCCGCTCTTCAGAACCTGTGCGGGAAGACCCACCTGTAATTCAGGATACTCCTGGTTACCCTGGATACCAGCATCCTGTACAGCCTGACCCAGCCAGTCGTATAGACCCTGCTGGGTTCAAGATGGCTGCACCACAGCAG CAAGATGAGGCTGCTCTGCCCATGCCCTCGTTGCCGCCGACGGTGGTAACGCCCCCTGCTGTTGAGTTAGAGGGTATGCACCTAGAGGAGCCACCTGCTGCAGCCGCAGCTCCTCAGGCTGACTCACTTAGCAGCCCCAGCCCTGCCCCTGAGCTTATTCagcccccaccaccaccacacgaACCCCACCCGTCTGGACCGCCTGGTCCAGAACCAAAG TTGTACAAGAAAGATCTGTACAATATGGAGGACCCTGTGAGAATCAACCATGGCATGAAGCCGTCTACTAGCTACAGTCACCAGCCGCCGTACCAGGACAAACAGCCATACCGTGAATACAACCACCCGCCTTACGGATATGATGGCGGCGGCTACACAGAACCAAAGCCTCACAACACTGACTCTCACCTGCACTACGACAACCGTGTGCCTCATTACAACGAACAGTGGCCCCCCTATGACCAGCAAACCTCGTCATCCCAGCCCGCAGGGTACCAGCCGGGCCACCAGCAACCCATGGGCTTCAACCCTCGGTCACCCTACGAGGACGGACCAGGGAGGGACTACAGCCCACCTCAGCCACGCTACGATGCGGCCCCAGCAGTTGGTTACGATGGCAGACCACGCCACAGTAAACCTGGTCCGATTCGTTATGATgaacccccacccccacccccagcaGTCTATGATGCCCGCTCTCCTTATGAGGCAGAACCTCACGGTTTCCCCATTAATTCACCTCGATCGCCAGAGCCCCCAAAGCAGTATTACGGTGACTCTGGTCTGAGGCCCACCTACATTCCTGGGCCTCCAAACCGTGGCTATAAGCCAGGGATACATGAGACCATGATAAACTCTGAACCCACAATTTCCCCTCCTAAACCAGAGACCCTGCCCTCCCCAGGTGAGCCAGCAGTCACCCCAGGTACCAAaccccttcctcctccaccccGGGAAGACCCGGATGAGGATCCGGCCATGAAACCACAGTCGGTGCTCAACAGGGTCAAGATGTTTGAGAATAAACGGTCTGTTTCTATGGACAGGGCTAAAGAAGGTGGAGAGTCGTCACCACTCAGG CCTGCAGATGTTCCTAAACCAGTGAGTGTACCTGGCCCAGTCCCCAAAGCTAATTCTCTCAGCAACTTGGAGCAGGACAAATCCACCTACAG GGCTCCTGAGCCACAGAAGCCCCACACTAGACCACTGGATGATGTAGTGCGCTCCAACCACTATGACCCGGATGAGGACGAGGAGTACTACAGGAAACAGTTGTCGTACTTTGATCGCCGCAGTTTTGACAGTAAAGCCATGAGCCAACCTGCTCCCGGCATCAACCGCTTCCATGATATGCCCAAACCAGCTCAGCTGTCCTATCCTTACAACCG AGTTGAATCTGTAGAGAAGGTGAGTCCAGTGGAGAAACGATATGAACCCCTTCCCCAGATCAGCCCCTCCTCTCAGTACGGACCCCCTGCCTCAGCCATCCCACCCAACACGCTGCCCAAACTTAGCCCCAATGATG CCAACTCTGTACCTGAACCATTGAGCTCACCCAATCCTAAACCTGACCTGGCAGCTCTCAGGCCAGCCAGCAGGGAGGAACCCACACCAGGTGGCTACTTGCCACCAAGGGCCCTCCCCGATAAATCCCCAGTCAACGGCACCGACGCAGCACCCCCAAAGACACTTGGCGGTCCTGCTCCAACCAGCTATAACCGCTACGTCCCCAAGCCTTACACCAGCTCAGCCCGGCCCTTTGAGCGGAAGTTCGAGAGTCCCAAGTTCAACCACAACCTGCTGCCCAATGACACACAGGTGAAGACAGACCTCCTCAGTAAGTCCAGGATGGTGACCAATAGCAGTGGGAAGCCTCAGTTGTCGCCACAGCCCCCGGATCATGACAGTGGCCTGGACACCTTCACACGCACTATGGACAACAGGCCCAAATACCAGCACAATAACATTAACGCCATTCCCAAGGCCATCCCAGTAAG CCCCAGTGCGCTGGACGAcgatgatgaggatgaagggCACACGGTGGTGGCCACCGCCCGGGGAATCTTCAACTGTAACGGAGGCGTCCTCAGCTCCATCGAGACGGGTGTCAGTATCATCATCCCCCAGGGTGCAATCCCAGAAAGCGTGGAGCAGGAGATTTACTTCAAGGTCTGCCGGGATAACAGCATCCTGCCCCCCCTTGACAAGGAGAAAG GAGAAACGCTGCTAAGTCCGCTGGTGATGTGTGGCCCTCATGGACTCAAGTTCCTGAAGCCGGTGGAGCTGCGCTTACCTCACTGTGCGTCTATGACCCCTGATG GTGATCCCAAAACCTGGCAAAACAAATCTCTCCCTGGAGACCCAAACTACCTGGTGGGTGcaaactgtgtgtctgtgctcatTGACCATTTCTGA
- the tjp1b gene encoding tight junction protein ZO-1 isoform X1, which yields MRVPLREQAVTVQAESAAMEETVIWEQHTVTLHRAPGFGFGIAISGGRDNPHFQSGETSIVISDVLKGGPAEGLLQENDRVVMVNAVSMDNVEHAYAVQQLRKSGKIAKITIRRKRKVHVPMGRLGERETMSEHDEEEDSYDEEIYETRSGRSGAYSGVGGAMGRRSGRSSGRRDRERERSGSRERSLSPRSDRRSHNLPPRPAKVTLVKSRKNEAEYGLRLASHIFVKDISPESLAARDGNIQEGDVVLKINGTVTENLSLIDAKKLIERSKGKLKMVVQRDERATLLNIPDLDDSIPSANASDRDDISDIHSLASDHSNRSHDRHRSSRSRSPDRRSEPSDQSRHSPPQISNGSHRSRDDERLSKPSSTPSKLAEEIPLPKPKESAIAREEKQLPPLPEPKPVYAQPGQPDVDLPVSPSDAPVPSAAHDDSILRPSMKLVKFKKGESVGLRLAGGNDVGIFVAGVLEDSPAAKEGLEEGDQILRVNNVDFANIIREEAVLFLLDLPKGEEVTILAQKKKDVYRRIVESDVGDSFYIRTHFEYEKESPYGLSFNKGEVFRVVDTLYNGKLGSWLAIRIGKNHQEVERGIIPNKNRAEQLSSVQYTLPKTAGGDRADFWRFRGLRSSKRNLRKSREDLSSQPVQTKFPAYERVVLREAGFLRPVVIFGPIADVAREKLSREEPDLFELAKSEPRDAGTDQRSSGIIRLHTIKQIIDRDKHAVLDITPNAVDRLNYAQWYPIVVFLNPDNKQGVKNMRTRLCPESRKSARKLYERAIKLRKNNHHLFTTTINLNNMNDGWYGALKETIQQQQNQLVWVSEGKADGTTEDDLDIHDDRLSYLSAPGSEYSMYSTDSRHTSDYEDTDTEGGAYTDQELDETLNDEVGLPTEPAITRSSEPVREDPPVIQDTPGYPGYQHPVQPDPASRIDPAGFKMAAPQQQDEAALPMPSLPPTVVTPPAVELEGMHLEEPPAAAAAPQADSLSSPSPAPELIQPPPPPHEPHPSGPPGPEPKLYKKDLYNMEDPVRINHGMKPSTSYSHQPPYQDKQPYREYNHPPYGYDGGGYTEPKPHNTDSHLHYDNRVPHYNEQWPPYDQQTSSSQPAGYQPGHQQPMGFNPRSPYEDGPGRDYSPPQPRYDAAPAVGYDGRPRHSKPGPIRYDEPPPPPPAVYDARSPYEAEPHGFPINSPRSPEPPKQYYGDSGLRPTYIPGPPNRGYKPGIHETMINSEPTISPPKPETLPSPGEPAVTPGTKPLPPPPREDPDEDPAMKPQSVLNRVKMFENKRSVSMDRAKEGGESSPLRPADVPKPVSVPGPVPKANSLSNLEQDKSTYRAPEPQKPHTRPLDDVVRSNHYDPDEDEEYYRKQLSYFDRRSFDSKAMSQPAPGINRFHDMPKPAQLSYPYNRVESVEKVSPVEKRYEPLPQISPSSQYGPPASAIPPNTLPKLSPNDANSVPEPLSSPNPKPDLAALRPASREEPTPGGYLPPRALPDKSPVNGTDAAPPKTLGGPAPTSYNRYVPKPYTSSARPFERKFESPKFNHNLLPNDTQVKTDLLSKSRMVTNSSGKPQLSPQPPDHDSGLDTFTRTMDNRPKYQHNNINAIPKAIPVSPSALDDDDEDEGHTVVATARGIFNCNGGVLSSIETGVSIIIPQGAIPESVEQEIYFKVCRDNSILPPLDKEKGETLLSPLVMCGPHGLKFLKPVELRLPHCASMTPDGWSFALKSSDSSSGDPKTWQNKSLPGDPNYLVGANCVSVLIDHF from the exons AGCGCAGCAATGGAGGAGACTGTCATTTGGGAACAGCACACAGTAACACTACACAGG GCACCAGGGTTTGGCTTTGGGATAGCCATATCAGGAGGTCGGGATAACCCTCATTTTCAGAGTGGCGAGACCTCCATTGTCATTTCGGATGTACTGAAAGGAGGCCCAGCAGAAGGCCTGCTACA GGAAAATGACAGAGTCGTTATGGTCAATGCTGTCTCCATGGACAATGTGGAGCACGCATACGCAGTCCAGCAGCTTCGTAAAAGTGGAAAAATTGCCAAAATT ACAATCAGACGGAAGAGGAAGGTGCATGTCCCCATGGGCCGCCTAGGGGAGAGGGAAACAATGTCCGAGCAtgacgaggaggaggacagcTATGATGAAGAGATATATGAGACACGGAGTGGACGCAGTGGTGCTTATAGCGGTGTGGGTGGGGCCATGGGTAGGCGCAGCGGCCGGAGCAGCGGGAGAAGGGACAGAGAACGTGAGCGCAGCGGTTCACGGGAGAGGAGTCTCTCCCCACGCTCTGACCGCCGCTCCCACAACCTGCCCCCACGTCCTGCCAAGGTCACGCTTGTCAAGTCCCGCAAAAATGAAG CAGAATATGGCCTGCGCCTGGCCAGCCACATCTTTGTCAAGGACATTTCCCCTGAGAGCCTGGCAGCCAGGGATGGCAACATCCAGGAAGGGGATGTTGTACTGAAG ATCAATGGAACAGTGACAGAGAACCTCTCCCTGATAGATGCCAAGAAGCTGATAGAAAGGTCAAAGGGCAAACTAAAAATGGTTGTACAGAGGGATGAGAGGGCGACCCTGTTAAACATCCCTGACCTTGATGACAGCATTCCTTCAGCCAACGCCTCCGATAGAGACG ACATTTCAGATATCCATTCTCTGGCATCCGATCATTCTAATCGATCGCATGACAGACATCGTAGCAGCCGCTCCCGCTCTCCAGACCGACGATCTGAACCGTCAGACCAGTCCAGACACTCGCCCCCACAAATCAGCAATGGCAG TCACAGAAGTCGTGATGACGAACGGCTCTCGAAGCCGTCTTCAACACCCTCAAAGCTAGCAGAGGAGATTCCTTTACCCAAACCAAAGGAGTCGGCCATTGCCAGAGAGGAGAAACAGCTCCCACCACTCCCAG agCCCAAGCCGGTGTATGCTCAGCCTGGACAACCAGATGTAGACCTGCCAGTCAGTCCCTCTGATGCCCCTGTGCCAAGTGCTGCCCATGATGATAGCATCCTACG GCCAAGCATGAAGCTGGTGAAGTTCAAGAAGGGGGAGAGTGTGGGATTGCGGCTGGCTGGAGGGAATGACGTGGGTATCTTCGTAGCTGGAGTGCTTGAGGATAGCCCAGCTGCTAAGGAGGGCCTGGAGGAGGGTGACCAAATTCTCAGG GTAAATAATGTAGATTTTGCAAATATAATCCGAGAGGAGGCGGTGCTGTTCCTCCTGGACCTTCCTAAAGGTGAAGAGGTCACCATTTTGGCccagaagaagaaagatg TGTATCGACGGATCGTGGAGTCAGATGTTGGTGACTCCTTCTACATCCGGACACACTTCGAGTATGAGAAAGAATCTCCCTATGGGTTAAGCTTTAACAAGGGTGAGGTGTTCCGTGTCGTGGATACCCTTTACAACGGCAAGCTCGGCTCCTGGCTTGCTATTCGCATTGGCAAGAACCACCAAGAGGTGGAGAGGGGCATCATCCCTAACAAAAACAG AGCGGAGCAGCTCTCCAGTGTGCAATACACTCTTCCCAAAACTGCAGGGGGCGACAGAGCTGACTTCTGGAGGTTCCGTGGTCTTCGCAGCTCCAAGAGGAACCTTAGGAAGAGCAGAGAGGACCTCTCCTCTCAGCCAGTCCAAACAAAGTTTCCAGCTTATGAAAGAGTTGTACTAAGAGAGG CTGGTTTCCTGAGACCTGTTGTGATTTTTGGGCCGATCGCTGATGTTGCACGAGAAAAACTCTCCAGAGAAGAGCCAGATCTTTTTGAGCTTGCAA AGAGTGAGCCGAGAGATGCAGGAACAGACCAGCGTAGTTCAGGAATCATTCGTCTTCACACTATCAAGCAGATCATTGACAGA GACAAACATGCTGTGCTGGACATCACCCCGAACGCTGTGGACAGGCTGAACTATGCTCAGTGGTACCCGATCGTAGTCTTCCTAAATCCAGATAATAAGCAGGGAGTGAAGAACATGAGGACCAGACTGTGTCCGGAGTCCAGGAAGAGCGCCAGGAAGCTCTATGAGCGAGCCATCAAACTGAGGAAGAACAATCACCACCTGTTCACCA CCACCATCAACTTGAACAATATGAATGATGGGTGGTATGGTGCTCTGAAAGAAACGATCCAGCAACAACAGAACCAGTTAGTGTGGGTGTCAGAGGGCAAG GCGGATGGCACTACAGAGGATGACTTAGATATCCACGACGACCGTCTGTCCTACCTCTCTGCACCAGGTAGTGAATACTCCATGTATAGCACGGACAGTCGCCACACTTCTGACTATGAGGACACAGATACAGAGGGTGGAGCATACACAGACCAGGAGCTTGATGAGACTTTGAATGACGAGGTGGGTCTGCCCACGGAGCCTGCCATCACCCGCTCTTCAGAACCTGTGCGGGAAGACCCACCTGTAATTCAGGATACTCCTGGTTACCCTGGATACCAGCATCCTGTACAGCCTGACCCAGCCAGTCGTATAGACCCTGCTGGGTTCAAGATGGCTGCACCACAGCAG CAAGATGAGGCTGCTCTGCCCATGCCCTCGTTGCCGCCGACGGTGGTAACGCCCCCTGCTGTTGAGTTAGAGGGTATGCACCTAGAGGAGCCACCTGCTGCAGCCGCAGCTCCTCAGGCTGACTCACTTAGCAGCCCCAGCCCTGCCCCTGAGCTTATTCagcccccaccaccaccacacgaACCCCACCCGTCTGGACCGCCTGGTCCAGAACCAAAG TTGTACAAGAAAGATCTGTACAATATGGAGGACCCTGTGAGAATCAACCATGGCATGAAGCCGTCTACTAGCTACAGTCACCAGCCGCCGTACCAGGACAAACAGCCATACCGTGAATACAACCACCCGCCTTACGGATATGATGGCGGCGGCTACACAGAACCAAAGCCTCACAACACTGACTCTCACCTGCACTACGACAACCGTGTGCCTCATTACAACGAACAGTGGCCCCCCTATGACCAGCAAACCTCGTCATCCCAGCCCGCAGGGTACCAGCCGGGCCACCAGCAACCCATGGGCTTCAACCCTCGGTCACCCTACGAGGACGGACCAGGGAGGGACTACAGCCCACCTCAGCCACGCTACGATGCGGCCCCAGCAGTTGGTTACGATGGCAGACCACGCCACAGTAAACCTGGTCCGATTCGTTATGATgaacccccacccccacccccagcaGTCTATGATGCCCGCTCTCCTTATGAGGCAGAACCTCACGGTTTCCCCATTAATTCACCTCGATCGCCAGAGCCCCCAAAGCAGTATTACGGTGACTCTGGTCTGAGGCCCACCTACATTCCTGGGCCTCCAAACCGTGGCTATAAGCCAGGGATACATGAGACCATGATAAACTCTGAACCCACAATTTCCCCTCCTAAACCAGAGACCCTGCCCTCCCCAGGTGAGCCAGCAGTCACCCCAGGTACCAAaccccttcctcctccaccccGGGAAGACCCGGATGAGGATCCGGCCATGAAACCACAGTCGGTGCTCAACAGGGTCAAGATGTTTGAGAATAAACGGTCTGTTTCTATGGACAGGGCTAAAGAAGGTGGAGAGTCGTCACCACTCAGG CCTGCAGATGTTCCTAAACCAGTGAGTGTACCTGGCCCAGTCCCCAAAGCTAATTCTCTCAGCAACTTGGAGCAGGACAAATCCACCTACAG GGCTCCTGAGCCACAGAAGCCCCACACTAGACCACTGGATGATGTAGTGCGCTCCAACCACTATGACCCGGATGAGGACGAGGAGTACTACAGGAAACAGTTGTCGTACTTTGATCGCCGCAGTTTTGACAGTAAAGCCATGAGCCAACCTGCTCCCGGCATCAACCGCTTCCATGATATGCCCAAACCAGCTCAGCTGTCCTATCCTTACAACCG AGTTGAATCTGTAGAGAAGGTGAGTCCAGTGGAGAAACGATATGAACCCCTTCCCCAGATCAGCCCCTCCTCTCAGTACGGACCCCCTGCCTCAGCCATCCCACCCAACACGCTGCCCAAACTTAGCCCCAATGATG CCAACTCTGTACCTGAACCATTGAGCTCACCCAATCCTAAACCTGACCTGGCAGCTCTCAGGCCAGCCAGCAGGGAGGAACCCACACCAGGTGGCTACTTGCCACCAAGGGCCCTCCCCGATAAATCCCCAGTCAACGGCACCGACGCAGCACCCCCAAAGACACTTGGCGGTCCTGCTCCAACCAGCTATAACCGCTACGTCCCCAAGCCTTACACCAGCTCAGCCCGGCCCTTTGAGCGGAAGTTCGAGAGTCCCAAGTTCAACCACAACCTGCTGCCCAATGACACACAGGTGAAGACAGACCTCCTCAGTAAGTCCAGGATGGTGACCAATAGCAGTGGGAAGCCTCAGTTGTCGCCACAGCCCCCGGATCATGACAGTGGCCTGGACACCTTCACACGCACTATGGACAACAGGCCCAAATACCAGCACAATAACATTAACGCCATTCCCAAGGCCATCCCAGTAAG CCCCAGTGCGCTGGACGAcgatgatgaggatgaagggCACACGGTGGTGGCCACCGCCCGGGGAATCTTCAACTGTAACGGAGGCGTCCTCAGCTCCATCGAGACGGGTGTCAGTATCATCATCCCCCAGGGTGCAATCCCAGAAAGCGTGGAGCAGGAGATTTACTTCAAGGTCTGCCGGGATAACAGCATCCTGCCCCCCCTTGACAAGGAGAAAG GAGAAACGCTGCTAAGTCCGCTGGTGATGTGTGGCCCTCATGGACTCAAGTTCCTGAAGCCGGTGGAGCTGCGCTTACCTCACTGTGCGTCTATGACCCCTGATGGTTGGTCTTTTGCTCTAAAATCCTCCGACTCCTCGTCGG GTGATCCCAAAACCTGGCAAAACAAATCTCTCCCTGGAGACCCAAACTACCTGGTGGGTGcaaactgtgtgtctgtgctcatTGACCATTTCTGA